The Inediibacterium massiliense genome includes the window AAAATTTCCCATCAAACTTAACACAAAGAATGTACATAATAAAATTAATGCGGAGTTAATCTCTCTGCTTTGTAAAATCTGTCCTTCTTCTCTTGCTTCTTTTTTTCTTTTAGGTGTAGCTTCTTCTGTTTTTTCTCCATTAAAAAGTTGTAAATCTATAGGAAACAAATACATGAATTCATCCTCTTATTACTAAATTTAAAAAACTATAAAGACTTTCAAACATATGTGCAAAAATATTCTCAAAAAACCCTACATATAATGGGAGCATTAATAAAATCATAATCAGTCCTATAAATATTTTCATAGGCATTCCCACTATGAAAACATTCATTTGAGGCATGGTACGAGCTAGCACTCCTAATACTACATTAGAGATAAAAATTGTAACTAAAATCGGGGCACTCATTTTAAAAGCTATGACAAATGTACTTCTCATGATTTCTATTATTTTTTCAATCATACTCTCATGAATCACTAAACTATTTAAAGGAACACTAGTAAAACTATATTTTAGAGCATAAATGAGTGTATGATGTCCATTTATAGAAAGAAAAATTAGGATTGCCATAATATAGAATAGATTTCCCATCAAAGGCACTTGGGTATCATCTTGCGGATTCATTACCTCTGCCATTGAAAAACCTATTTGCATATCAATAATACTTCCTACTAAATAGATAGAACTAAAAAATAAATAGCAAATAAATCCAATCATAAGACCAGTTACTAATTCCTTAAAACTTATAAAAAGCAAACTATAAAAGCTTCCTATTATAAAATCTTGTGGAACTTTTACAAATGGAAAAATAACCAATGATATAATCAATGAAAATCCTATTTTAATATGAGGCGGTATATTATTATGACTAAATACTGGTGCTACCACAAAAATCCCTATCACTCTTGCAAATACCAACAAAACTATGTCTATTTGATCCAAAAGACTTTGTATAATTTCCACTATGCTTCATCCAATCTATTTTATAAAATGATTAAGATTTATAAACAAGCTCTCTGTATAATCGACAATTCGATTTAAAATCCAAGGGCCAAAAACTACAATAGCAACTAATACTGATAATATTTTGGGTACAAATGCTAAAGTTTGCTCTTGTATTTGGGTAGTTGCTTGAAAAACACTTACTGCTAAGCCAACAATCAGCCCCAATAAAAGCATAGGAGCTGATAGCAATATAACATTTAGCATAGCTTCTTGCATTAAATCGATAATTTGGCCTTCATTCATTTAATCCACCTCTACTTAAATCCCATAATTAAAGACTTAATAATCAGATTCCATCCATCGACCAATATAAATAATAAAATCTTAAATGGCATAGAAATCATAACAGGAGGAAGCATCATCATCCCCATAGACATAAGTGTACTTGATACTACCATATCTATTACAATAAAAGGAATAAATAATACATATCCTATTTGAAAGCCAGTTTTTAATTCACTAATAATAAATGCTGGAATTAATGCTTTCGTAGGAATATCTTCAAGCTTTTTAGGTTTTTTACTTCCTGAAATATCAATAAAAAGAGATAGATCTTTTTCTCTTGTTTGCTTAAACATAAACCCTCGTACTGGCTTTAATGCATTCTCTATGGCAACCTCTTCTGAAATTTGTTGATTTAAATAAGGCTGTATAGCTTTTTCATTAATCTCAGAACCTATAGGTGCCATAATAAAAAAAGTAAGAAATACTGCGAGTCCAATCAATACTTGGTTTGGTGGTGTAGTTTGAGTTGCAATAGCTTTTCTAATAAATGACAATACAATAATAATTCTTGTAAAACAAGTCATCATCATTAAAATAGATGGTGCTAAAGCTAAAATAGTCAATATAAATAAAATTTGTATACTATTTGCCACTTCTTGAGGACTCTTTGCTTCATCTACATTTAATCCTATTTTAGGAATAGGAATCGAAGTCTCTGCAAAGGATATATGAAATGAAGAAATGATAAAAATTGTAATGAAAAAAATAAATATCCATGTTTTTTTTGTGTGTTTTCTCTTCATTCTTATTCGTCCTTATCTATATAGTCTTTAGAATGTTGAGTTCTATTTTTTATCTCTTTTAATTTTTCTACTATAAAACTTTTCACATTCTTATTATAATCTTCTTCATAAAGGGAATGATTTTTTTCATACATGTTCAAAAACAAGTCAAAGGACTGACTTTTTTGTATATCTGAAGTAATACTAATATCATCTTCATTGATCTTATCTAATACATGAATATTTTGTTTTGTAACAGCAATTAAATAATAAACATTCCCTACATGAAGCATATAAATAGATTTATCTATTCCTAAAGAAATTTTTTCAACAATTTTTATATTTCTACCCTTCAAGAAGGTAGTACCATTCTTAGCAATTAATCTTGTTACATAATATGCACCTGCAATAATAAAACAAAAAATCAATAAAATACTTAGCAAATACTTTACATCTGAGAAAGTCATCTTTCTTCCTTCTTTACTTTAGCCTAGTACTTTTTTTACAGCTTCTACAACTCTATCCGCTTGGAAAGGTTTTACAATAAAATCTCCAGCACCTGCTTGTATGGCTTCTATTACCATGGCTTGTTGGCCCATAGCAGAACACATAATAATCTTTGCTCCTGGATTAATTTTTTTGA containing:
- the fliQ gene encoding flagellar biosynthesis protein FliQ produces the protein MNEGQIIDLMQEAMLNVILLSAPMLLLGLIVGLAVSVFQATTQIQEQTLAFVPKILSVLVAIVVFGPWILNRIVDYTESLFINLNHFIK
- the fliR gene encoding flagellar biosynthetic protein FliR, coding for MDQIDIVLLVFARVIGIFVVAPVFSHNNIPPHIKIGFSLIISLVIFPFVKVPQDFIIGSFYSLLFISFKELVTGLMIGFICYLFFSSIYLVGSIIDMQIGFSMAEVMNPQDDTQVPLMGNLFYIMAILIFLSINGHHTLIYALKYSFTSVPLNSLVIHESMIEKIIEIMRSTFVIAFKMSAPILVTIFISNVVLGVLARTMPQMNVFIVGMPMKIFIGLIMILLMLPLYVGFFENIFAHMFESLYSFLNLVIRG
- a CDS encoding flagellar biosynthetic protein FliO, with the translated sequence MTFSDVKYLLSILLIFCFIIAGAYYVTRLIAKNGTTFLKGRNIKIVEKISLGIDKSIYMLHVGNVYYLIAVTKQNIHVLDKINEDDISITSDIQKSQSFDLFLNMYEKNHSLYEEDYNKNVKSFIVEKLKEIKNRTQHSKDYIDKDE
- the fliP gene encoding flagellar type III secretion system pore protein FliP (The bacterial flagellar biogenesis protein FliP forms a type III secretion system (T3SS)-type pore required for flagellar assembly.), with the translated sequence MKRKHTKKTWIFIFFITIFIISSFHISFAETSIPIPKIGLNVDEAKSPQEVANSIQILFILTILALAPSILMMMTCFTRIIIVLSFIRKAIATQTTPPNQVLIGLAVFLTFFIMAPIGSEINEKAIQPYLNQQISEEVAIENALKPVRGFMFKQTREKDLSLFIDISGSKKPKKLEDIPTKALIPAFIISELKTGFQIGYVLFIPFIVIDMVVSSTLMSMGMMMLPPVMISMPFKILLFILVDGWNLIIKSLIMGFK